The Neoarius graeffei isolate fNeoGra1 chromosome 7, fNeoGra1.pri, whole genome shotgun sequence genome includes a region encoding these proteins:
- the dusp13a gene encoding dual specificity protein phosphatase 13B, translating into MSSLKELCAYETPSVAELQDFLLADRHPTGHVNQVWPSVYIGNEVAARDKPMLYSMGITHIVNAASGPPHVNTGPRFYRDMPVDYYGVEADDSTDFIISVFFYPTARFIRAALSNKGKVFVHCLMGVSRSATLVLAFLMICEELTLRDAARVVRQHRDICPNPGFLNQLRYLDMSLVRERKRKLEAFKL; encoded by the exons AT GTCGTCGCTTAAGGAGCTCTGTGCCTATGAAACACCATCCGTTGCTGAACTGCAGGACTTCCTGTTGGCTGACAGGCACCCCACTGGACATGTCAACCAAGTGTGGCCCAGTGTGTACATTGGCAATGA AGTTGCAGCCCGTGACAAGCCGATGCTGTACAGTATGGGGATCACCCACATCGTCAATGCAGCCAGCGGCCCCCCTCATGTAAACACCGGACCTCGCTTCTACAGAGACATGCCTGTAGATTATTATGGGGTGGAGGCCGATGATTCCACAGACTTCATCATAAGTGTTTTCTTCTACCCAACAGCAAGATTTATACGTGCCGCGTTGTCCAATAAAG GGAAAGTGTTTGTACATTGCCTGATGGGAGTCAGCCGCTCAGCTACGCTCGTCTTGGCCTTTCTTATGATCTGTGAAGAGTTGACCTTAAGGGATGCAGCACGAGTTGTTCGCCAACACAGAGACATTTGCCCCAACCCTGGCTTCCTCAATCAACTCCGTTACCTCGACATGAGCCTCGTGCGCGAAAGGAAGAGGAAACTTGAAGCTTTCAAGCTATAA